DNA sequence from the Selenomonadales bacterium genome:
GAACTCGGGAGACCCTGACTGTTCTCTCAGGCTGAGAGTATGCCGAACAAGCGATACAAAGTGAGGTAGGCAAAAGGCAGCAGGGAGTCGGATTGCCTCGTAGTACCGAAGAAGCAGGGTAATGCCTGCAGAGGGAAGGAGGTAACACCACATCGACCTCGACAAGGAAACATTCACTCACCAGCGGAGAAATCGAATGGAAACGGTATTGGCGAGGATAAATGGTGTGGTGAAGAGCCGTGTGCGTTAATTGCGCCAGCACGGTTCTGTGAGGGGCGAGAGGGCGCGAGCCCTCCGCCTACTCGACAGCACTGGCACTAATACGCAACGAGGTGAAACCATGAAACTAATCCAATGCATCCCTAACTTTAGCGAAGGGCGCCGTCAAAGCGTTATCGACCAAATTGTACAGACGATTGCCGCAGTGGACGGGATTACACTGCTTGACGTAAAGCCCGACCCAGACCATAACCGCACAGTGGTGACGTTTGTCGGTGCCCCGTCGGCTGTAGAGGAGGCGGCCTTTAGAGGAGCGGCCAAGGCCACGGAGCTAATCGACATGGAGCAGCACAGCGGCGAGCATCCCCGCATGGGCGCGACAGACGTGGTGCCATTTGTGCCGCTAGCCGGTGCGACCATGGAGGATTGCCAGGCAATTGCGCTCTCCGTAGGCGAGAGAATCGGGCGCGAACTGAGCATTCCCGTCTACCTGTATGAGCGCTCCGCGCGCACTCCCGAGCGGCGGAATCTCACCGATGTTAGGCGCGGCGAGTACGAAGGGATTAAGAGCGAAATCGCTACAAACCCTGCGCGCACGCCAGACTTTGGGCCTAGCCGCATGCACCCAAGTGCAGGTGCTACGGCTGTAGGCGCACGTCCACCCTTAGTTGCCTTTAATGTCAACCTCCATTCGTCTGACGTGAAAATCGCCAAGGCCATTGCCAAAGCAGTGCGCGAAGCGACCGGAGGGTTACCTGCCGTCAAAGCCATGGGCATGATGTTAATGGCGACGAACCAAGCGCAAGTCTCTATGAACATGGTAGACTTTAACGTCACCGGCCTACATACCGTGTTTGAGGCCATTAAGCTAGAAGCCGCCAAACACAACGTGCGCGTAGCCAACAGCGAAATCATCGGACTGCTACCGGCGCAGGCCATAATTGATACCGCGGCCCATTACCTAGAGCTAACCGATTTTAGCGCAGCGCAAGTGCTCGAGCTAAAGCTCGCCGCCCGCCATGAAGGCTAAGCTGCTAATTGCCAACGGGCGAGTTGTAACGACACAAGGGTATAGCGAAAACCCGCAAGTCGGGGCGCAGCTAGGCGAAGTAGTAGAGTTGTCGGCCGGCTTCGTATTGATAGCCGAGGGGCGCATTGCCGCAGTGACAGGCAATTTGGCCGAGGCTAGAGCCCTAGCCGGGCCCGACACGCATGAGATTGACGCCGCAGGTCGCCTGGTAGTACCGGGCTACGTGGACTGTCACACCCACCTAAGCTTCGCCGGTTGGAGAGAGAAGGAGTTTGGCCTGCGCCTCGCAGGTACACCTTACCTGGAGATTCTCGCTGCCGGGGGCGGCATCATCAGCACGGTGCGGCAGACACGTGCGGCAAGCCAAGCTAAGCTCTTAGAGAGCTCCTTGGCTACCCTCGACGCAATGCTCCTGCACGGCACGACGACCGTAGAGGCCAAAAGCGGCTATGGTCTGACGACGGACGCCGAGTTAAAGCAACTGCGTGTGTTAAAGGAAGCCGCCCGCCTGCATCCGGTAGACGTGGTGCCCACCTTTATGGGAGCGCACGCCTTGCCGCCGGAGTACAGCGACGACCGCGCAGCCTATGTAAAGCTGGTTATTGACGAAATGCTGCCGCGTGTAGCCGACGCAGGGCTAGCCGAGTTCTGCGATGTCTTCTGTGAAAACAAGGCCTTTACGCTCGACGAAAGCCGGGCAATCCTTTGCGCCGCGCAAAGACACGGGCTCGGCCTGCGCGTGCATGCGGACGAGATTACGCCGCTTGGCGGAGCCGGACTTGCCGCCGAACTCGCCGCCGTGTCGGCCGAGCACCTAATTCATGCTTCGCGCCCTGACCTAGAGCGCATGGCCAAAGCAGGCACCGTAGCGGTACTGCTCCCCGCCACAGCTTTCCTGTTGCGCAGCGAAAAGAAGGCGCCTGTGGGGGATATGATAGAGCTTGGGGTGCCGATTGCCGTCGCCACTGACTTTAACCCGGGCACCTCGCCGCTTCTTAATATGCAGCTTCTGCAAACCTTCGCCTGCGTCCACTACGGATTAACTGCGCACCAAGCTTTTGCGGCGTCCACCATCAACGCGGCGCACGCCCTGCGGCGCGGGGCGACGCTAGGGAGCATCGAGGTCGGCAAACAGGCAGACCTAGCTATACTCGATGCACCTTCGCTCGAATTTGTTCCCTACCACCTCGGGGTCAACTTAGTACATACAGTGGTGAAGAGCGGGCAAATAGTAGTAAAGAAAGGAGCTCTCTGTTATGGGGAAGAGCAAGAAGCGCAAACTGGCAGCCTCAGCCTCTAAGCGCCAGGCAGACACAGGGAAGTCGCAAGCGGGGACCCAAGGCCTAAACATCTGGGTATGGATGTTTATCGGGGCGGGGGCAGGCTTAATCGTTTGGGCGGCACTCCGCTTTATTGTGCCGATGTTAGGAGGAGGTCAGTGAGTGAGTCAACTGACAGAGCAAAAGTTTAGCGCAGTTATGGAGGCTATCGCCGGTTGTTCCCCGGCGCCGGGTGGCGGTACGGCCGCCGCACTTGCCGGCGTGATGGCAGCCTCGTTAGTGGAAATGGTGGCTAACCTAACGCTCGGGCGCAAAAAGTACGCCGCCGTACAAGAGGAAATGTCCGCACTCGCGCGCGAAGCGCGGGAGCTACGGGGAGCGCTTAGCGAACTGGCGACCGAGGACGCACGCGCCTACGAAGAAGTTATGGACGCCTACAAGTTGCCCAAAGAGAGCCCTGCTGAACAAGCTACGCGAGAGGCCGCGGTAGAAAAGGCGTTGCACCGCGCGGCGTCCGTACCGCTGCGCACGGCCGAGGCCGCCCTCGCCGTCATGGAGAAGGCGGAGATTATGGCTCTGCGCGGAAACCGCAATGCCCTTACCGATGCCGGTGTAGCCACGCTGTTAGGTTCGGCTGCCGTAAAGGGCGCCTTGCTTAATGTTAAGGTGAATCTGCACACACTTACCGCGCAGCCCGCTTGGGCCAAGGCCATGGGAGAGCAGTGCGTAAGCTTAGCCACCCGCGAACAAGAGCTATCCGAGAGAGTGCAAAGAAAGGACTGTGACGCATGAAATCCGATATCGAAATAGCGCAAAGCGCGCAGATGTTGCCGATTATTAAGGTCGCCGAAAGTATCGGCCTCAGCGAAGACGACCTTGAGCTGTACGGCAAGTACAAAGCCAAAGTCTCCCCCGCCGTCGCTAAGCGCCTTGCCGATAAGCCCGACGGTCATTTAATCCTAATGACAGCCATTAACCCGACTGCCGCGGGCGAGGGGAAGACCACTACCACCGTGGGGCTAGGACAAGCCTTAGCTAAACTCGGCAAAAAGACGGCCATCGCGCTCCGCGAACCGTCGTTGGGCCCGAGCATGGGTGTTAAAGGCGGCGCCGCCGGCGGCGGATACTCCCAAGTTGTCCCCATGGAGGACATTAACCTGCACTTTACCGGCGACTTGCATGCCATTACTACCGCCCACAACATGCTGGCCGCAATTATAGATAACCACCTGCAGCAAGGGAACGAGCTTAACATCGACACGCGCCGCATCACTTTCCGCCGTGCCCTCGATATGAACGACCGCGCCCTGCGCAGCACTATCGTCGGCTTAGGCGGCAAGAACAACGGCGTGCCGCGCGAAGACGGCTTTGACATCACCGTGGCTTCCGAGGTTATGGCCATTCTCTGCCTGGCCAACGATCTAACCGATTTAAAAGAGAGACTTGGCCGTATCGTCATAGGCTACACGTATGAGCGCGAACCGGTGACGGTAGCCGACCTAAAGGTAGCGGGGGCCATGGCCGCCCTGCTTAAAGACGCGATTAAGCCAAACCTAGTGCAGACGCTAGAGAACGTGCCTGCGTTTATTCACGGCGGACCTTTCGCCAATATCGCGCACGGCTGCAACTCCGTGCAGGCCACCAAGCTCGCCCTAAAGGTTGCCGACTACGTGGTTACCGAGGCCGGTTTCGGCGCAGACCTCGGCGCAGAAAAATTCTTTGATATTAAGTGCCGCTTTGCCGGGCTTAAGCCCTCGGCGGCCGTTATTGTGGCTACCGCGCGCGCGCTCAAACTCCACGGCGGCGCGGACGTAAAGAACCTGAGCGTCGAAAACCTTAAGGCGCTAGACAAGGGGTTTGCCAACCTCGAACGGCACATTGAGAACGTGCGCAAGTTTGGCGTGCCGGTTGTCGTCGCCATTAACCGTTTCCCCACCGATTCCGCTGCCGAGCTCGGCCTAATTGCCGAGCGCTGCCGCCAGGCAGACGTGCGCGTGGCTCTTTCCGAAGTTTGGGCCAAAGGCGGAGAGGGCGGCAGAGCCTTAGCCGAGGCCGTGCTCGAGACCATAGAGAGCGAGCCGTCTACCTTCCACCCGCTCTACCCCGTGGAGATGTCCATCAAAGAGAAAATCACTACTATTGCCCGGGAAATATACGGCGCAGACGGCGTCGATTTCACGAAAGACGTGGATAACACCATCAGGCAATACGTCAAGCTCGGCTACGACAAGATGCCCATTTGCATGGCCAAGACGCAGTACTCCTTCTCGGATGACCCGGCGCTCCTAGGTCGCCCCACCGGGTTTAGAATAACCGTGCGGGAGCTGCGCGTGTCGCGCGGTGCCGGGTTCCTGGTGGCCATTACCGGGGAAATCATGACCATGCCGGGGCTGCCCAAGGAACCGGCGGCGGAGAAGATAGACGTCGACGGCGATGGCAAAATTTCCGGCTTGTTCTAGTAAAAGTAAAGCACAAGCGGCAGCAGGTATACCGTAGCGGTTGTCGCGAGGGGAGCTGCGATGTTGTGGGTTCGCTCATAGACAAAGCCTAGGACAAATGCACTAAGCGGCACAATAAAGAAGCTCTGAATCAGAACTGCCGTGGTTATGGTGCCGGATAACAGGGCAGGGGCCAGGGAGAAGACGGCCGCGAGCGCCGTAGTGAGGCCGATGCTAGTCAGCGCGCCGTAGCGCTGGCGGAAGGCTCCCTGCACTAATCCTCGCCACAAGAGCTCCTGAAAGACAGCTACCCCTACCGTAACGTACAGGAGTTGCCCGACGAGCGCGAGCGGTTCGACTACGCGTATGCCGTCGGGCAGCGCAATGGAACCACAGAGAAAGAGCAGTATGCCGGCCCACACCCCCGTGGTAAAGGCATTCCACAGGCGACGCACCCGCAAGCCGAGAAAATCAAACGAGTTGCCCTGCGCGTCGGCAATCCAGAGAACTGCGGCAATAACCATCACGCGCCAACCCACGACCACCAACTGATGGAGGTCGAGGTAGTTTAGGTAGGCCTCCAGCACAGAATGCACGAATGCTACCGCTACGGGAAGCCATAGCGGTATTTTCGGCTTCTCTAGGTATGTCCAGTGCTCGTATACCGGTGTAACGAAGACGATGCCCGCCGCTACCGCTGCCACCATGACCGAGAGGATGGCCAGACTAAACAAGAATTGGTCGTGCGGTGGGTAAAGGGGCGCTTCGGGGTTTGGGATTACTTGCTCGGGTTCCCCGGGTTGCCGCCAACTTGTGCGCCTCGCCTGCAAATACGAGGCCTTGCCCCCGTCTTGGTCGAACAAAGCCACAATCTTGACGCCGCGGCGCGGCAGAAACACTTTCCGCACGCCAAAAACTTCTAGGAGTGGCTCGTCCACGGCTACGGTCTGCAGCAGTCTTGCCGCAGTCTGCATGGCCTCCGGGTGTACACTCGCTTCGATAAACGTTTGGCCCCGCAGGATGGAAATCTCGCTCGGGTGCCCCTGAATCACGGCCTGCGTCAGCGCGAACTGCCTCTCCTCGGCATCGCCGCGAAAGGTAGCCGTGCCCTCTCCGATTAAGACGAACGCCGTCAGCTCGCCGCGCCGAAACGCGCCTACCATGACCCCGCCCTTAGGGAAAGAAATATGCAGCCTGCCAAGCGACATCTCCCACGGGTCAAAGTTGTAGCTGTCTGTCGCGGCCAGCGGCTCGTAAGGCGTGCCGAGGTCGGCCGGAATCGAAAGCACGAGAATCATGGCTAGGAGCGATATGGCAGTAATAATGGCCAGTAAGTACAGACTTCTAACCATATGGTTGTACTTATGCGGGTTTGAACCTACCATGTTAGTCCTCCTTGCGAGCAGTCCTACACTGTATTCGCGCTCGCGGGCCGTTTTCCTGTATTGCGGCAAAAGCGTTGACGCGGGCAGCAGTTCTGCATAGAATTAACTTACAGGAACAATGAAAGGAGCACCAACATGCTCCTAGCAGTAAACATAGGCAATACCCGCACTAACGCCGGCTGGATGGACGAACACGGTCAGGTGTTGTCCAAAATGGCGGTGGCCACAAGTCGCCATGCCGACGAATACGGCGGCCTAGTCAGCCAAGTCTCGCCAGATACCCGCGTCGTCTGCGCTTCTGTCGTGCCGATGGCTACGGCCGCACTGACACAAGCTTTGCTTACGCGGGGCGCAAAACTAGAGCTGGTGGTGCCGCGTGACGACCTTGGGCTGGCCTTCGGTGGGGTAGATTATCGTGAGCTCGGTGCAGACCTCTTCGCCAACGCGCTAGCGTCGCTGTGGCTCTGGAACAGGGACGTGCTACTAGTAGATTTAGGCACCGGCTCTACCTTCTGCGTAGTCAAAGACGGTGTCTACCGCGGCACTGCCATCGTGCCGGGCATGGAGATATCGTTTCGTGCGCTTACGAGCGGGGCGGCCTTGCTGCGCGAAGTGCCTATCGCCAAGGCGGCAAATGTCATTAACACTACCACCGTAGAATGCCTGCAGGCAGGCATCTACTACGGCTATCTGGAACTTGTGCGCGGCATGATTAGGCGCGTACAGCAAGAACACGGCAAGCTCTTTGTCGTCCTTACCGGCGGCATCGGGGCATTTCTCTGCGACGGACTGATGGACGTCATCGACCGCTACGAACCTAACCTAACGCTCATCGGTATCTGGCGAGTGGCTAGGGCTGCCGTAGTGTTGCCGACGAATCCTCCCATCATTTCTGACTAAGCGGCAGCCGGTACCCTGCCAGACAGGACTGCCATTTAGCGCTATCTCTCTAAGGCACAGTATCGACCGGTATCTGAAAAGAACTGGAACGGAGGAAATCACATGCAGTTAACAACGCG
Encoded proteins:
- the hutI gene encoding imidazolonepropionase, which gives rise to MKAKLLIANGRVVTTQGYSENPQVGAQLGEVVELSAGFVLIAEGRIAAVTGNLAEARALAGPDTHEIDAAGRLVVPGYVDCHTHLSFAGWREKEFGLRLAGTPYLEILAAGGGIISTVRQTRAASQAKLLESSLATLDAMLLHGTTTVEAKSGYGLTTDAELKQLRVLKEAARLHPVDVVPTFMGAHALPPEYSDDRAAYVKLVIDEMLPRVADAGLAEFCDVFCENKAFTLDESRAILCAAQRHGLGLRVHADEITPLGGAGLAAELAAVSAEHLIHASRPDLERMAKAGTVAVLLPATAFLLRSEKKAPVGDMIELGVPIAVATDFNPGTSPLLNMQLLQTFACVHYGLTAHQAFAASTINAAHALRRGATLGSIEVGKQADLAILDAPSLEFVPYHLGVNLVHTVVKSGQIVVKKGALCYGEEQEAQTGSLSL
- a CDS encoding formate--tetrahydrofolate ligase codes for the protein MKSDIEIAQSAQMLPIIKVAESIGLSEDDLELYGKYKAKVSPAVAKRLADKPDGHLILMTAINPTAAGEGKTTTTVGLGQALAKLGKKTAIALREPSLGPSMGVKGGAAGGGYSQVVPMEDINLHFTGDLHAITTAHNMLAAIIDNHLQQGNELNIDTRRITFRRALDMNDRALRSTIVGLGGKNNGVPREDGFDITVASEVMAILCLANDLTDLKERLGRIVIGYTYEREPVTVADLKVAGAMAALLKDAIKPNLVQTLENVPAFIHGGPFANIAHGCNSVQATKLALKVADYVVTEAGFGADLGAEKFFDIKCRFAGLKPSAAVIVATARALKLHGGADVKNLSVENLKALDKGFANLERHIENVRKFGVPVVVAINRFPTDSAAELGLIAERCRQADVRVALSEVWAKGGEGGRALAEAVLETIESEPSTFHPLYPVEMSIKEKITTIAREIYGADGVDFTKDVDNTIRQYVKLGYDKMPICMAKTQYSFSDDPALLGRPTGFRITVRELRVSRGAGFLVAITGEIMTMPGLPKEPAAEKIDVDGDGKISGLF
- the ftcD gene encoding glutamate formimidoyltransferase yields the protein MKLIQCIPNFSEGRRQSVIDQIVQTIAAVDGITLLDVKPDPDHNRTVVTFVGAPSAVEEAAFRGAAKATELIDMEQHSGEHPRMGATDVVPFVPLAGATMEDCQAIALSVGERIGRELSIPVYLYERSARTPERRNLTDVRRGEYEGIKSEIATNPARTPDFGPSRMHPSAGATAVGARPPLVAFNVNLHSSDVKIAKAIAKAVREATGGLPAVKAMGMMLMATNQAQVSMNMVDFNVTGLHTVFEAIKLEAAKHNVRVANSEIIGLLPAQAIIDTAAHYLELTDFSAAQVLELKLAARHEG
- a CDS encoding cyclodeaminase/cyclohydrolase family protein, yielding MSQLTEQKFSAVMEAIAGCSPAPGGGTAAALAGVMAASLVEMVANLTLGRKKYAAVQEEMSALAREARELRGALSELATEDARAYEEVMDAYKLPKESPAEQATREAAVEKALHRAASVPLRTAEAALAVMEKAEIMALRGNRNALTDAGVATLLGSAAVKGALLNVKVNLHTLTAQPAWAKAMGEQCVSLATREQELSERVQRKDCDA
- a CDS encoding CPBP family intramembrane metalloprotease — its product is MVGSNPHKYNHMVRSLYLLAIITAISLLAMILVLSIPADLGTPYEPLAATDSYNFDPWEMSLGRLHISFPKGGVMVGAFRRGELTAFVLIGEGTATFRGDAEERQFALTQAVIQGHPSEISILRGQTFIEASVHPEAMQTAARLLQTVAVDEPLLEVFGVRKVFLPRRGVKIVALFDQDGGKASYLQARRTSWRQPGEPEQVIPNPEAPLYPPHDQFLFSLAILSVMVAAVAAGIVFVTPVYEHWTYLEKPKIPLWLPVAVAFVHSVLEAYLNYLDLHQLVVVGWRVMVIAAVLWIADAQGNSFDFLGLRVRRLWNAFTTGVWAGILLFLCGSIALPDGIRVVEPLALVGQLLYVTVGVAVFQELLWRGLVQGAFRQRYGALTSIGLTTALAAVFSLAPALLSGTITTAVLIQSFFIVPLSAFVLGFVYERTHNIAAPLATTATVYLLPLVLYFY
- a CDS encoding type III pantothenate kinase, with translation MLLAVNIGNTRTNAGWMDEHGQVLSKMAVATSRHADEYGGLVSQVSPDTRVVCASVVPMATAALTQALLTRGAKLELVVPRDDLGLAFGGVDYRELGADLFANALASLWLWNRDVLLVDLGTGSTFCVVKDGVYRGTAIVPGMEISFRALTSGAALLREVPIAKAANVINTTTVECLQAGIYYGYLELVRGMIRRVQQEHGKLFVVLTGGIGAFLCDGLMDVIDRYEPNLTLIGIWRVARAAVVLPTNPPIISD